Proteins encoded together in one Lathamus discolor isolate bLatDis1 chromosome 3, bLatDis1.hap1, whole genome shotgun sequence window:
- the LOC136011161 gene encoding protein NDNF-like — translation MVWFWFYQPLHLLLVACLCHSIKAPTTSSHQSYNTNLFNFYHSLILADGKETTVHLLKDIPKRYYFALEEGRALEPFTITVTPCDVPIEWSILVHKASASFLGKAERGDHGTQEVSMFQKAPSMVSTIFNYKGNSVETYVGMSSHSALYMLEFLSTERDTHITVYLTTDTTSGHLYPELPMDPRIDVIGIGHTTVTLTWKHSPSVLQHRDNIQYCLLVNEKHNYKSLCAAETAIRSSGMKLPPTLALSLSPYLLEPQQVMILSKSELSIINKVSSGEVRQICMGTKNTYTVPNLSPGTQYYFDVFVVNLLTNASAAYTGTFARTLEEPEPKVRELKDGKMIQVVLDGKKQKFYSLQYQARHKKIQFTFQLCRGQVRVHITKNGKPVASENISGLRYFSLKGKLLDTYLVQLSSTEEPNSSVKVQVSTRSHKPLFPLLPDSLKIKSFSKLRTCNSVTIAWLGTQEKSKYCVYKKRIEEHQVWRELQSADSCSGPESRPKSEKVLCKYFYDINLQRAVTTETIKGLEAGTLYLFDVYLFGPSGIPIRYHSKIVKTRKKC, via the exons ATGGTCTGGTTCTGGTTTTATCAGCCTCTCCACCTTCTCCTGGTGGCTTGTTTGTGCCATTCCATAAAAGCACCCACCACCAGTTCCCATCAGAGCTACAACACCAATCTCTTCAATTTCTACCACTCCCTGATCCTTGCTGATGGTAAGGAAACTACAGTTCACCTGCTGAAGGACATACCTAAGAG GTATTACTTTGCTttggaggaaggcagagccctTGAACCTTTCACAATAACAGTGACCCCCTGTGATGTTCCCATCGAATGGAGCATACTTGTTCACAAGGCCTCGGCAAGTTTCCTTGGAAAAGCAGAACGAG GTGATCATGGCACACAAGAAGTCTCAATGTTTCAGAAGGCTCCAAGTATGGTGTCCACCATTTTTAACTATAAAGGAAATTCTGTAGAGACTTACGTGGGTATGTCTTCTCATTCTGCCCTTTATATGTTAGAGTTCTTATCCACTGAGCgagacacacacattactgtgtACTTAACAACTGACACAACATCTGGGCACCTCTATCCAGAACTTCCAATGGATCCACGGATAGATGTTATTGGCATTGGGCATACAACTGTGACTCTAACCTGGAAACACAGTCCCTCTGTCTTGCAACATAGAGATAATATTCAGTACTGTCTTCTGGTTAATGAAAAGCACAACTATAAGAGTTTATGTGCTGCCGAGACAGCAATCAGATCCTCTGGAATGAAACTGCCACCTACATTAGCTTTGTCTCTCTCTCCGTACCTTCTTGAACCACAGCAGGTGATGATATTGTCCAAAAGTGAATTGAGCATCATCAACAAAGTGAGTAGTGGAGAAGTCAGGCAGATATGCATGGGTACCAAGAACACTTACACAGTGCCCAATCTCAGTCCCGGCACCCAGTATTACTTTGACGTTTTTGTTGTCAATCTCCTCACAAATGCCAGCGCTGCTTACACTGGGACATTTGCAAGAACCCTGGAAGAACCTGAACCTAAGGTGAGGGAGCTGAAAGATGGGAAAATGATTCAGGTTGTCCTGGatgggaaaaagcagaaattctaCAGCCTGCAGTACCAGGCAAGGCACAAGAAAATACAGTTCACCTTTCAGTTGTGTCGTGGCCAAGTACGGGTTCACATAACTAAGAATGGTAAACCAGTGGCATCAGAAAACATCTCAGGGCTGAGATATTTCTCACTGAAGGGAAAGCTGCTGGACACATATTTGGTGCAGCTTAGTTCCACAGAGGAGCCTAACTCTTCTGTGAAAGTACAGGTGTCAACCCGTTCCCACAAGCCCTTATTCCCACTTCTTCCAGACAGTTTAAAAATCAAGTCCTTCAGTAAACTGAGGACCTGCAACTCTGTCACTATTGCCTGGCTAGGAACACAAGAGAAGAGCAAGTACTGTGTGTACAAGAAAAGGATTGAAGAACATCAGGTCTGGAGGGAACTGCAGAGTGCGGACAGCTGCTCTGGGCCTGAATCTCGACCCAAGTCAGAGAAAGTGCTGTGCAAGTATTTCTATGATATAAATCTTCAGCGAGCTGTCACCACAGAGACCATCAAAGGGCTGGAAGCAGGGACCCTTTACCTGTTTGATGTATATCTCTTTGGGCCATCTGGCATCCCCATCAGATATCACAGCAAAATTGTGAagaccagaaaaaaatgttga